From the Juglans microcarpa x Juglans regia isolate MS1-56 chromosome 3D, Jm3101_v1.0, whole genome shotgun sequence genome, the window CTGTGTCAGGTGAATGTGGAGACcgtgagtgtttttttttttttttggaatggaCCGTGAGTGTTTTTAGAATCGATAAAGCAAACCCAAGCTAGATATTGCTAGAGTTTTACAGCTTGAAAATATGGAGAAATCGTTGGCACAACCTAGATCCGAGGAGTAGCCATTCCATCATCAATCTCACAACTTCAATACCTCGAGATTCTCACTTAGATATCAAAAccaccccccccaaaaaaaaaaaaaaaaagtaaaaaaaagagaggaatttGTAGTATGTACTATAACATAATGGCCAACCTCAGGGAATGTTGGATAATCAGAGCCCACAGTAGGAGCTTGAATACCAAAGCAATCCCAACACGTGATTTAGACAGTCTCTCTCTAGCTGACAGCAAAACCGACTGACCCACAAAGTAAATTCTCTTCCAAATTCTCCCACCATAACTAATACATTCCACCGTGTTCAGTTTGGTTAATACTTTATTCCCTTCGCATTTTAAATTCAGGCAATGGTGAATGGAAGTCTCAAGCaccttttccttttcaaattaaaaatggTGGATGATTGAagacattttctttttgaaatcaTCTTTTGCATTTATCTGGATTTGGGTAATGTGGCTCTTagcttttatatattcttttcaaCTTTTGCTGAACCAGTGGCACGCACGTTAGTTTCTCTTTAGTCTTTTTACTACCAAACTTCACTGGTTTTGGTCTGAGAGAAGGTGTGACTCAGTGGATTGCTGGTATGAAAAAGAGTATGGAATTGTACTGGTTCAGTTCTGATGTAAGTATTACatgcaacaaaaacaaaatcagttAAAGATTGGTCTTGTTTAATTGTTCTAACCGCTCCTACCAGCTCCTTACTTACtacataaaaaaggaaaaaagagagctGATTTTGGCATCTGGGCTTCTAGTCTTTTGAGCTTTCCATTCAATGGAAAGGAGAGAGGATgctgttttgtgttttgtggcTTTGTTATGCTTATGGACTTCAGCAACTGGCTTGCTTTCTCCCAAAGGTGTCAACTATGAAGGTAAATGAGACTCTTTCTCATGTTTTAAACCGCAGCGGTGAAAGACTGAATGGTCCTTTATATTACTTATAAATCTTGTAGTTCAAGCTTTGATGGGCATCAGAGACTCTCTGGAGGATCCTCACAATGTTCTTGATAATTGGGATGAGACAGCTGTGGATCCATGTAGTTGGGCTATGGTCACCTGCTCTCCTGATGGTTTGGTCATTGGCCTGTaagtacaaaaatatatcaGACCTAGCAAGTAGTTTGGAACTTGGAACTTGGAATAGGCTGTGTACAAACTAAGAAAATGGATATTCTCTcagaaaaaaatcctcaaaatatATTGTCTTTTAGTTATTTGAATTGGTTTTGCTGCAGAGGAACTCCAAGCCAGAGCTTGTCCGGTACTCTGTCACCAGCCATCGCCAACTTGACAAATCTCCAGATTGTGTAAGTAAAACCAAGTAAGCAAATACTAAGGAAGTGTTGATATATTCTGCATATAAAGTCTTATTCGAGGAGTTTTTCTTGCAGGCTCCTGCAGAACAACAATATATCAGGAAGAATCCCCACTGAGCTTGGGAGACTTCAAAAGCTTCAAACACTTGATCTTTCTAATAACTTCTTCACTGGTCAAGTTCCCAATACTCTATACCACATGAAAAGCCTTCAATACCTGTAAGTTAAATCGTAAAATCTTGTTCTTAAACCTGAATCCAACCTGGGAATCTTGGGATTAATTTACACAAACTTAAGTGTCACACATATAAATCTGATAGTGGGATTTCAATTTTGATCAGGAGGCTAAACAATAACAGTCTCTCTGGAGCAATTCCTTCAACTTTGGCTAACGTGACCCAGCTTTCTTTTCTGTAATTCTCTTCAAACCTTTTCCTTTCGCATTCATTTTTTACTTCTATCATTCAATTTACATGATTAGACATGAGAACATGGTTTATGTGGTTTGCTTGATGTTTTAGGGATCTGTCTTATAACAATTTGAGTGGTCCCGTACCCAAGTTTCACGTTAAGTCATTCAGGTAAGTCCCTCCTAAAATGTTCCTTTTCTCTCTTcaaaactttcaactttttttttttttggtttaattatttGTTCATCTTTTGACTGACAGTGTTGCTGGAAACCCTTTGATATGTGCCACCCGAAGTGAGGAGTGTTCTGGAACGACATCGCTGCTGCCTTCTTTTACCTCGAATAATTTACAAAGTAACAAGCTTCTCACTTTTTTGTAGATTTGTTCAATTTATTGATAACTAATTGAACACATGTTTGACGTTTTTCTGttctttatcttttatttcgTCTTTGCCTTTGTTTCTCCCTTTCTTTGTTACTAGTTTATAACCTTCTTAACTTTTGTTTTAAGTTCATGATCGAGTTACACCCTTTAGATTTATATATTTGCCATCCCCTGCTTTAAGATGACAACTCTTTCCGATGAAGTTTTGAAAATGTACAATTTAGTTTCCCATGTGCAAGTACTGACCTGTTTTCTTCTCTATTCTTTAGAGACTCAACCTTCTGGAACAACTAAGGGTCAGAAAATTGCCTTAGCCTTCGGTTCAAGCCTAGGCTGTGTCTGCCTTTTACTTCTTGGATTTGGTTTCCTTTTTTGGTGGAGGCAACGGCACAACCAGCAAATATTCTTTGATGTTTATGGTTAGTAAAAtaatgtgtgtttttttttttctcaaacatatAAAGCACTAACAGATGGCATCAAATTGGTTTGTGCTCATTGTTAAACCCTTTCAATTTCAGAACAACATCATGAACAACTTTGCCTTGGAAACTTGAGGAGATTTCAGTTTAGAGAACTACAGATTGCTACAAACAACTTCAGCAGCAAGAACCTGATTGGCAAGGGTGGTTTCGGTAATGTTTATAAAGGGTATCTTGAAGATGGTATGGTAGTAGCTGTGAAAAGGCTCAAAGATGGAAATGCCATTGGGGGTGAGGTCCAATTTCAAACTGAAGTTGAGATGATCAGTCTAGCCGTGCACCGGAATCTCCTTCGGCTCTATGGATTTTGTATGACAGCCACGGAGAGGCTTTTGGTTTATCCATACATGTCGAACGGGAGTGTTGCTTTTCGTCTCAAAGGTAGGGCAGCCTCCAGCATTAGAATTATACTATACCTCTGTCCATTGTGTTAGGGACAATTACAAGGAGAACAAGATGTTAGTGTGTAATCAAGTTACAAATTTTACACTAACAGATCAGGTTTTGTTTCCATCTCTGCATCCTCTATCTCcaacatgaacataacattcattactattttctttcttttccattgTAGCAAAACCAGCCCTGGATTGGGTTACAAGGAAAAGAATTGCCTTGGGAGCTGCAAGGGGTTTGCTATACTTGCATGAGCAGTGTGATCCCAAGATAATTCACAGGGACGTGAAAGCTGCAAATATATTGCTTGATGACTACTGCGAGGCTGTGGTAGGAGATTTTGGACTGGCAAAGCTGTTGGATCACTGCGATTCACACGTGACAACAGCCGTCAGAGGCACCGTGGGTCATATAGCTCCTGAGTATCTCTCCACAGGCCAGTCCTCTGAGAAAACAgatgtttttgggtttgggATTCTTCTGCTGGAATTAATATCTGGCCAAAGAGCTCTAGAGTTTGGGAAAGCAGCAAACCAGAAAGGAGCCATGCTTGACTGGGTAAGAAAATCACTTGAGTTTTCCTTCATTCATTCTTAACATTATAAGGTTAGCTTGAAACTCCATCTGCCTTGATAGGCATATCTGATTTATGACACAAATTGTAGGTGAAGAAAATTCATCAGGAAAAGAAGCTTGACATGCTAGTTGACAAGGACTTGAAAAGCAACTATGATCGAATCGAGCTTGAAGAAATGGCTCAAGTAGCTTTGTTATGTACTCAAAACCTTCCGAGTCACAGACCGAAGATGTCTGAAGTGGTCCGAATGCTCGAAGGAGATGGGCTTGCAGAAAAATGGGAAGCTTCACAGAGAGTTGAATCAACAAGATGCAGAGCCAATGAATTCTCCTCTTCAGAGCGATACTCGGATCTTACTGATGACTCTTCCCTGCTTGCTCAAGCAATGGAGCTCTCTGGACCCCGGTGACATAAAAGTATGAAAGGAGAAATCAATAGAACAATCCGTTGCCAAGAATCTGtgtgaaaaaacaaacaatccCTGTCGAAATGTGTCGGTTGTATATTAGAATCATTGAAGCCTTTTAAGAGTCTTGTTCATTTCTGACTGTACAGAATGTGATCTGAAATAACTGACGTGTTACATGTCCTTTGGTTTAAGCCGAGTGAAGAAATTTTTTCGAGCAAATGCCATGCTGAGGGTCTTGAACTTGTAAAACTCCAATATTCAACTGTTATAGTTTGCTTTCTTGGATGACATAAAAGCTacgttactatatatatacataaatatatatatatatatatatatatacaagtatagCTACGTTACTATGTAAGTATAGATACGCAAGAGAAGAGTTGAAAACAATACCCTCTCAAATGAAATGGATGGTATCCATTCAATATAAAACATGGAATATTTAGATCATTTTACTTATCTGGCGACTGGTAAACATGTATTGTGTCCACAATTTGTGATGATGATGACCGGATTGTTCGGTCTAACATTAGGTtactgaaattttatttatttatttcaaaaaaatattatataaaacattGTTCCTAGGAGGATTTTCAAGCATCAACATGCCAAGTTTGAATTTCATAGACAAAGCTATTATTGTTGTCATTAATACCCTTGTTGCCTTTGTCGCCCTCACACAAACAAAACAATCATTGCTACTAGCATCAACACCACCACCTTAATTGTTGCCACCACTTGCGATAGCTACCGTTGCCGCCGCTGCCATCAACACCACGATATCATGCTAAATGCATGATCAAGTCATTGCAACTACTATTACTATCGGTTTTAACCATGGTTGTAATAGTCATTTTTAACTTTCTAAATATACTCTTCCgaacaatcaaaatatttttcttttattggcaccaggtgtccgaGAAAACTAATCCCGGTTGAACAGTCAACATAGACCTTGATGGGATTGATTGCATcactttttaaattctttaattttaaaaattctcttTATCTTTTAAACTCTTCGTCTAAACACAAGGTAAGATCAAATTGCGAAGAAATGAAACTTGCATTGCAATTTGCCATGGCCATATTCAGGAAATTCATGGACATATCTTCTCCTCGTGTAGCCTACCACGTGGATTTTCCATCTGACTGCCCAATATTGACTCTAAATTGCAGGTTTTCAGTAGTTCTAATTACCTTGATTAAACAAGTTACAGGGTATCAAACTTAGTTATGAAGGGTAATTTAACCTGAACATGGAAATACTCTATATCAGGGTGCGATGCTGATATTTCCTTGATCTGGTACAAATTTTTAGGAGGCAGTCCTAGTATTTCTGCACAAGCTATGCATGGAGTAACTTTAGGGATGCCTAACGGTCATAGAAAAAGGATATATAGCTAAGGAAATATAATAGTTCCAAGTATGATTTGCATTTGGAGCTGTAAGATTCAACTCTCTTCAACAGCAAAATTTATGCACTATAATTTCACATTAAGGTTTTATACAATGCAGTAGGAATCAAACTCTGGTAAAAGCTATGAAACAACAGGCagatgagaaaatgaaagaaacttTACATGACATGCAAAATGTTTAGCATtggatgaataaaatttctgcTCGTGCAGAAGCCCGGCGAAACCTCACCAACTCAATCAACATATTCAATCTTCCGTCCATAACAGATGGACAAGGCATGATACTCATTACCTCGAGCACTGGAGACCTTTCaagcaaaaacttgataaatTCCATTTCATGTGGTACCCCTGACATCTCTGTCATCTTCACAACTTTAAGTCTCTCAAATAAGCAAGGCGAAGGGCATTCTTTATCCCAAAAATCCAAATCAGTTGCTTCCATAGCAGCTAGTGTGTTTGAGGAACCCTAATGGAAATTAAAGGATATAAAACATGATGGACATACtcttaactataaataaaaaatacaaaacaaaaactaaaagatgCACCAAATAAAGCTTCAACATGTTCACAATAGCTTACCGAGATTTGAAGTTCCTTCAAATTAGGAGAGTTCGTAATCAAGTGGAGAACAACAAGTATCTCTTTCATATCTTCAAAACTTACTTGATATAATTCGATAATCTTCAAATGGCTATATGTAACTGAAAGTCTTCCTCGATCATCACCTATACTTAAGTACTTGagacagataaaaaaaaaaaaaaaagatagttttGTAAACAAAATCAGTCTCCCTGATGACAGAGACCTCAAAACAAAATGAGGGGAGATCCACTGAACAACCAAAAACATAACATAGTTACCTTTGTGAAGTAGATACGCCCAGTGAGCTTTTCAAGATAAGGTACACTGCCAAGCAGCTTGATAAAATTGCAACTTGAACTTTGCTGCATGTGTTCGGCAATGTCCTCGGTCATATACATAGCAACAGACATTGCAATAAGAAGAGGAGTATTTTGAAGACATATGTCTTTGAATTCACCTTCAAGGCACAGGTACTTGAGATTTGGAGCGTAAATATTTAGAGTTAAACTATCCGAGTAAGAGAGTGATAGATTCTCAAGAAGAGGGCAACTCGAAATAAGACTTTCAATTGCATCGGAGGCAACAAAAACTTGGTACAGATTAAGGGTCTTCAAACACATAAATCCTTTAAAAGTAGGAGGCGGGTCCAGTTCACAACGAAACAGCTCCAGACAAATTAATTTGTTACATTTGAAAAGACATGAAGGTATCCTGATCCACTCACTTTCTCCTAATTCAAGGACCAATTCCTTGATATCTTTCCTTGAAAGGAAAAGTATCCATTGATCTATCTCTGGGCAACTTTGCAAGTATGAAGTACAAAGCTGGAACTTGTGAATTGGTCCTTGGTGAAGAAATAGAGCCCGAGTAATAAAGTTTATAAGCTTATCCTCAAAAAGAGCTCGGTCATTGGATAAAGGAACACAGTCTTCATCAAATACAAGATGAGTGAGTGCAGCCCATCTGTACCTAAACTTACTAGATAAAAAACTTGTTCTTACTGCATCTCTTATTGGTAACCGTGTGAGAATGCTCTCTATAATGCTTTGAGGAAGATCGCTTATCAAATCCAGATTTGAAGAATCACCCATCCGTGTGTTCGGCTAAAAGGGCTACAGAGCAATGTAACACAACCTATAAGCGATTGAAAACTCAATCAGACATAAAATTCCAGATTCATATCGTCGTCATCGTCCACACTTAACAAAAAAGTAAGAAATTGGAGGAAATCCCAGGTCTTTCTCCTATTGTTATAATTCTTAATGGATAAAGAATCGGAAAATCAAATTCcaaattttagattttccaTCGTTAGAATCAGAGGAAACAAAGTCCCACACTCAGCTGTCTCGAATATAACCATTCGAATCCCAGTTGAAGTGAGTTTTACCAACGTTGGGCGAGAAAAATCAGCAAGAGGACACAATACAAACACCAATCTCGTTCCCCACCCCTTCCCTCCCTTCAACCACACACATacttctcagcaaccaaacagaggGTTGTGTTAAAACATTTTCCAGTTCCAACCGAACGTGATGATCAGTTTCTTTCAGATTTCGGTTCAGACAGAAATAAACCCAATAGAGCTAGAATCAGATCGCATACAAAACGcagcaaaaaaatccaaaattcagagggcaacaaaaaaaattgcaatcataaaaaaaaactgaattaaATCAACGGTGAAAAAAAGCAGATACCCAGAGAAAATAATATGAGAGCGAGCGTTCCTAATCTTccgttcttcttcttcttcttcttcagtcaaaTTTGTTTACGAAAGCAAGGGAATCCGTACTTGCACCAACGGTGGAAAGATAGTGATGAACTGtgtgagaaaggaaagaaattgaagaaaatgttagAAGTTCATTTTACACCGTCAAGTTCGAGTTATTTCCACCTTTGGCcctagatttttcttttgtattcatttttttccttcttattcTACTGTACgctctaatttttattttttttttaagccgGTGTGTAAACCACTCAATTCATACTCATACTGTTGATGtgaaaaaaacttaatttgtaaaaaaaaaaatttaaatttaaatctctTACAAATttaatcatgtcatgtcaaTAGTATAAAGAGTGTATCAtctacataaatatataagtaaaattactcatctatctctctctctctctatttatctacatctatatatatatatatatatatatatagttaattacaTTTCTATTGTGGTGACTTTACAAAGTACTAATTTCGGCACTTGATACGAAATTTTGggaaataaagttataatactCTACCTAAATGAACAGACTAGTCTAAAACAGACAATTTACGGTAATTTGGTATTTTTAAGGCCTTAAACATGCATTCAAATTGAACGTTGCAGatggtttggatttaaagatgagatgagatgagatgagatgagatgattttaaaaaaaagataaaggttaaaaaaaatattgttagaataatattttttaatattattattgttttgagatttaaaaaagttgaattgtttattatattttgtgtagaaatttgagaaagttataataatgagatgagatgaaatactttctgaATACAAACGGGACCTTTTCCAAATAAAGAGTTAAGTACTCAAGATTGTTACACACCAATTCTTTTTCAGATTCCAACTTAAGTGAGAGATTACCATTTATTTTCAGATAACTTTGGACTCGACATTAGAAGTAGAGAAGTGCACTTTTCACCAACAAATATGACAAAATTGAGATACTCTCTGCAGTTCAGAATCAATGAAATAAGAGTTTGGAGCATTTAAAACTTGCATCCAATGCCAATGCAGCATAAAAAGAGTTTGAGAGGGGGATTCTTCATTCACGTGTAACTTTCGGTATTCAAGTAGTAATTTGTTGATTATAACAAGCAACGAAACTATTGTCGATATGCCTTTAAAATCCCTCGAATAGAACAC encodes:
- the LOC121254412 gene encoding F-box/FBD/LRR-repeat protein At1g13570 isoform X4, whose protein sequence is MGDSSNLDLISDLPQSIIESILTRLPIRDAVRTSFLSSKFRYRWAALTHLVFDEDCVPLSNDRALFEDKLINFITRALFLHQGPIHKFQLCTSYLQSCPEIDQWILFLSRKDIKELVLELGESEWIRIPSCLFKCNKLICLELFRCELDPPPTFKGFMCLKTLNLYQVFVASDAIESLISSCPLLENLSLSYSDSLTLNIYAPNLKYLCLEGEFKDICLQNTPLLIAMSVAMYMTEDIAEHMQQSSSCNFIKLLGSVPYLEKLTGRIYFTKYLSIGDDRGRLSVTYSHLKIIELYQVSFEDMKEILVVLHLITNSPNLKELQISGSSNTLAAMEATDLDFWDKECPSPCLFERLKVVKMTEMSGVPHEMEFIKFLLERSPVLEVMSIMPCPSVMDGRLNMLIELVRFRRASARAEILFIQC
- the LOC121254419 gene encoding protein NSP-INTERACTING KINASE 1-like, whose product is MERREDAVLCFVALLCLWTSATGLLSPKGVNYEVQALMGIRDSLEDPHNVLDNWDETAVDPCSWAMVTCSPDGLVIGLGTPSQSLSGTLSPAIANLTNLQIVLLQNNNISGRIPTELGRLQKLQTLDLSNNFFTGQVPNTLYHMKSLQYLRLNNNSLSGAIPSTLANVTQLSFLDLSYNNLSGPVPKFHVKSFSVAGNPLICATRSEECSGTTSLLPSFTSNNLQKTQPSGTTKGQKIALAFGSSLGCVCLLLLGFGFLFWWRQRHNQQIFFDVYEQHHEQLCLGNLRRFQFRELQIATNNFSSKNLIGKGGFGNVYKGYLEDGMVVAVKRLKDGNAIGGEVQFQTEVEMISLAVHRNLLRLYGFCMTATERLLVYPYMSNGSVAFRLKAKPALDWVTRKRIALGAARGLLYLHEQCDPKIIHRDVKAANILLDDYCEAVVGDFGLAKLLDHCDSHVTTAVRGTVGHIAPEYLSTGQSSEKTDVFGFGILLLELISGQRALEFGKAANQKGAMLDWVKKIHQEKKLDMLVDKDLKSNYDRIELEEMAQVALLCTQNLPSHRPKMSEVVRMLEGDGLAEKWEASQRVESTRCRANEFSSSERYSDLTDDSSLLAQAMELSGPR